A window from Pseudobutyrivibrio ruminis HUN009 encodes these proteins:
- a CDS encoding DUF4422 domain-containing protein — MDIKIIIAMHKPFQVPSGEDYVPLQVGAAGKDSIGNILRDDEGDNISAKNPYYCELTGLYYAWKNLDAEAIGLVHYRRYFSLKSKSYRKHHGCFDSVLSHDEAKALLTRADVIVPKKRRYYIESLYSHYAHTLDGAHLDIAKKIVGQYYPEYMSSLVKVYARSWGYMFNMAIMPKKELDEYCTWLFDILGRMEEKIDASSLDAFSARLYGRVSEILFNVWIDKKQEEGLSIVECPVIDMEPINWPKKILGFLQAKFFGKKYKASM, encoded by the coding sequence TTGGATATAAAAATTATTATTGCAATGCACAAACCATTTCAGGTTCCAAGTGGAGAGGATTATGTTCCACTTCAGGTAGGTGCAGCAGGCAAAGATAGTATAGGTAATATTTTAAGGGACGATGAGGGAGATAATATCTCTGCTAAGAATCCTTATTATTGTGAGTTGACTGGTCTTTATTATGCATGGAAGAATTTGGATGCAGAGGCTATAGGCTTGGTTCATTACAGAAGATATTTTTCGCTAAAGTCTAAAAGTTACAGAAAGCATCATGGATGTTTTGATTCAGTGCTATCTCATGACGAGGCAAAGGCACTTCTTACAAGGGCAGATGTTATAGTCCCTAAAAAGCGCCGTTACTATATTGAAAGTTTGTATAGTCATTATGCCCATACATTAGATGGCGCACATTTGGATATAGCAAAAAAAATCGTAGGTCAATATTATCCAGAATACATGAGTTCATTGGTAAAGGTTTATGCAAGGTCATGGGGATATATGTTTAATATGGCCATTATGCCAAAGAAGGAATTGGATGAGTATTGTACTTGGTTATTTGATATCCTTGGCCGTATGGAAGAAAAGATAGATGCTTCATCATTGGATGCATTTTCAGCACGACTTTATGGAAGAGTTAGTGAAATTCTTTTTAATGTTTGGATTGATAAAAAGCAGGAGGAAGGTTTATCCATTGTGGAATGTCCTGTAATCGATATGGAACCAATCAATTGGCCAAAGAAGATTCTAGGATTTTTGCAAGCTAAGTTTTTCGGAAAGAAATACAAAGCAAGCATGTAA
- a CDS encoding FeoB-associated Cys-rich membrane protein, whose translation MGTFIVVVILIAIVAAIVHSLVKARKRGEHPACGGDCGSCGGSCGCH comes from the coding sequence ATGGGTACATTCATAGTAGTAGTTATATTAATTGCAATTGTTGCAGCAATAGTTCATTCATTAGTCAAAGCTCGCAAGCGTGGCGAACATCCAGCGTGTGGTGGAGACTGTGGTAGCTGCGGCGGAAGCTGTGGATGTCACTAA
- a CDS encoding HAD hydrolase family protein translates to MAEKSAVFFDIDGTLWNYDKFIPDSCREGIKQLRENGHLAFICSGRARSFIQDPDLLSLGFDGIVCSCGCHIEIGGKTVYEKLIDADKAIETVEMIRGYGFRPILEGPNQLYMEDREFGLDDGFGNILRRDMGSNLLGIDSNYGKWTINKMSCATDVDEEMRIECYDRLRKDYQIIEHSDTVCELVPIGHTKATGMMKACELAGIDPKNTYAFGDSENDLDMLAAAAVGIAMGNGTERAKATADYVTTAFDDDGIYNGLKHFGLI, encoded by the coding sequence ATGGCAGAGAAATCAGCAGTATTTTTTGATATAGATGGTACACTTTGGAACTACGATAAATTCATTCCAGATAGCTGTAGAGAGGGAATAAAACAACTTAGGGAAAATGGACATCTTGCATTTATCTGTAGTGGACGAGCAAGGTCTTTCATACAGGATCCAGATTTACTTAGCTTGGGATTTGATGGAATTGTTTGTTCATGTGGATGTCATATTGAAATAGGTGGAAAAACAGTCTACGAAAAATTAATCGATGCGGATAAAGCTATAGAAACAGTTGAGATGATTCGTGGATACGGATTCAGACCTATTCTCGAAGGTCCAAATCAGTTGTATATGGAAGACCGTGAGTTTGGACTGGATGATGGATTTGGCAACATATTGCGCAGGGACATGGGAAGTAATTTGCTTGGAATCGACAGCAATTATGGCAAGTGGACTATCAACAAAATGTCATGCGCAACAGATGTTGATGAGGAAATGAGAATAGAGTGCTATGATAGACTTCGTAAGGACTATCAGATTATCGAGCATAGTGATACTGTTTGTGAGTTGGTGCCTATAGGTCATACCAAAGCGACAGGCATGATGAAAGCATGTGAGCTTGCAGGCATTGATCCAAAGAATACATATGCATTTGGCGACAGCGAGAATGATTTAGATATGCTTGCAGCAGCTGCTGTAGGTATTGCAATGGGAAACGGCACTGAACGTGCAAAGGCAACAGCAGATTATGTGACAACTGCCTTTGACGATGATGGCATATACAATGGATTAAAGCACTTTGGGTTAATCTAA
- a CDS encoding glycosyltransferase family 2 protein, with amino-acid sequence MSEEIKFSVIMPTYGVGDYIGDALGCLQMQTYDNFEVIIVDDCSPDSSGDIARGYMERDDRFYYVKHETNQGVSAARNTGIEHATGDYILFLDPDDLYERNLLRVCAAALERNPVDLLVYSFTEDYRNAAGKIEFMKGITLDMMDYDDDMVTTSDAATIHKMAMQMEAITMLGYPWNKCYKTSIIKENNLQYQKIKHVEDILFNCDFLDYTTSLTVLNDVLYHYRNQGQVRLTGGEIEDYFKLQKIRIERIYDQQQKWRTCDFEALGTLSKEYFRSFQSAMVRQLESGVKTDDILKWCNAEAETELYQNLRRYMPEDSKTLKLLYKPLTEGMFGTALRRARLMKYTKSHFPGVFNRAKQLR; translated from the coding sequence ATGAGCGAGGAAATCAAATTTTCCGTAATAATGCCTACATACGGAGTGGGCGACTATATTGGTGATGCACTTGGCTGTCTTCAAATGCAGACCTATGACAACTTTGAAGTTATCATAGTGGATGATTGTTCTCCGGATTCTTCGGGAGACATTGCTAGAGGATATATGGAGCGTGATGACCGCTTCTATTATGTTAAGCATGAGACAAATCAAGGAGTATCTGCTGCTAGAAATACAGGCATAGAGCATGCCACTGGGGACTACATTTTATTCCTGGACCCAGACGATTTATATGAAAGAAATCTTCTTAGAGTATGTGCAGCAGCCTTGGAAAGAAACCCTGTGGATTTGCTTGTATATAGCTTTACTGAGGATTATAGAAATGCAGCAGGCAAAATCGAATTCATGAAGGGGATTACCCTTGATATGATGGATTATGATGATGATATGGTTACCACAAGTGATGCTGCAACAATCCATAAAATGGCGATGCAGATGGAAGCCATAACAATGCTTGGTTATCCTTGGAATAAATGCTACAAGACAAGCATCATTAAGGAGAATAATCTTCAGTATCAAAAGATTAAGCATGTAGAAGATATTCTTTTTAACTGCGACTTTTTAGATTACACAACATCACTTACAGTGCTAAACGATGTTTTATATCACTACAGAAATCAGGGACAGGTTCGTCTTACAGGTGGAGAAATCGAGGACTACTTTAAGCTCCAAAAGATTCGTATCGAGAGAATCTATGACCAGCAACAGAAATGGAGGACCTGCGATTTCGAAGCGCTGGGTACTCTTTCAAAGGAATACTTCAGAAGCTTCCAATCAGCAATGGTTCGCCAGTTGGAGTCAGGCGTAAAGACAGACGATATTTTGAAATGGTGTAATGCGGAAGCAGAGACAGAACTGTATCAAAATCTTCGCAGATATATGCCGGAGGATTCCAAGACTCTGAAGCTTTTGTATAAGCCTCTGACAGAGGGAATGTTTGGGACAGCTCTTAGAAGAGCCAGACTTATGAAGTATACTAAGAGCCATTTCCCTGGAGTGTTTAATAGGGCTAAGCAGCTTAGATAG
- a CDS encoding glycosyltransferase family 2 protein, translating into MKISVITPFYEGEKYMEKYVACMEANRKSLEAAGHSLEVVLVNDSPWKKLEALPINNQYFSVITNPENKGIHYSRVSGLQSSTGDYVMFLDQDDLLEADALVKMVDAISSKSCDMIIANAKLEQADGSYLSWYRTDAHWNRVWDLQTYLKVGIQIISPGQCLIKKSAIPEFWKEHLVRVNGADDYYLWLLMLAAGKRAAYLKEALYIHKYTGANISADTSATDASVYDFIELLYDCDYFKEEDIITLHEMITYKAQFRKSSLIGKVGCSLANLGIFIFNLKFKRETKTKYGFNR; encoded by the coding sequence ATGAAAATATCAGTGATTACCCCATTCTATGAAGGGGAAAAATATATGGAAAAATATGTGGCTTGCATGGAAGCAAATCGCAAATCATTAGAGGCTGCTGGGCACAGCCTAGAGGTTGTACTTGTAAATGACAGCCCATGGAAAAAGCTAGAGGCATTGCCAATTAACAACCAATACTTTTCTGTTATTACAAATCCAGAAAACAAGGGAATACACTACAGCAGGGTATCAGGATTACAGTCATCAACCGGGGATTATGTTATGTTCCTTGATCAAGATGATTTGCTCGAAGCAGATGCTCTTGTAAAAATGGTAGATGCAATTTCTTCAAAATCGTGTGATATGATTATCGCAAATGCGAAGCTGGAGCAGGCAGATGGCTCATATTTATCATGGTATAGAACTGATGCTCACTGGAATAGAGTTTGGGATTTGCAGACATATCTCAAGGTAGGAATTCAAATCATCTCACCTGGACAGTGTTTGATAAAGAAAAGTGCGATTCCAGAATTTTGGAAGGAGCATTTGGTCAGAGTAAATGGCGCTGATGATTATTATTTATGGCTTCTTATGCTTGCAGCAGGAAAGCGAGCTGCTTATTTAAAAGAAGCTTTATACATTCATAAATACACTGGAGCAAACATTTCCGCAGATACATCTGCCACAGATGCTTCAGTATACGACTTTATAGAATTACTATACGATTGTGATTATTTTAAAGAGGAAGACATAATCACTCTCCACGAAATGATTACATATAAAGCTCAGTTTAGAAAGAGTAGCTTGATAGGTAAAGTCGGATGCTCTTTAGCAAATCTTGGAATATTTATTTTTAACCTTAAGTTTAAGCGAGAGACTAAGACCAAGTATGGTTTTAACAGATAA
- a CDS encoding FeoA family protein, which yields MKTLRDVSVGETVTVAKLTGEGAVKRRIMDMGITKGVEIYVRKIAPLGDPVEITVRGYELSVRKADAEMILLKED from the coding sequence ATGAAGACATTAAGAGATGTAAGTGTCGGTGAAACAGTTACAGTTGCTAAGCTTACTGGCGAAGGCGCTGTAAAGAGAAGAATCATGGACATGGGTATTACAAAGGGTGTTGAGATTTACGTTCGTAAGATTGCTCCATTGGGAGATCCAGTTGAAATTACAGTTAGAGGATATGAGCTTTCTGTACGTAAGGCTGATGCAGAAATGATTCTTTTAAAGGAGGATTAG
- a CDS encoding glycosyltransferase family 2 protein, whose amino-acid sequence MKDVAILLATYNGAKYLRAQLDSLFGQTNQDFRIVAHDDGSSDETIDILNEYRDKHPDRMEIIYGHPTGSPKANFMYLLSEVEADYYFFCDQDDVWYPDKVKKSIEKLLETEIDAGGMDRKPAIVFTDMTVVDENLNVIDNSFIRYLGRSPKNTAYTQIIIDNPAAGTTMCFNRALRDIAVSCDSVQWENVPMHDAWLLEIASIFGTVYAIEEPLVYYRQTGHNTMGAVTESTSEKVARNAGDIANGFLCKKKAFINEARVFAREILRLKDIPEDKLKVLNGFVHIGSKPKLYRISYYRRHNFTRAKHNLWMRLWV is encoded by the coding sequence ATGAAAGATGTAGCAATTCTACTTGCCACATATAATGGGGCAAAGTATTTGCGTGCTCAGCTGGACAGTCTTTTCGGACAGACAAATCAGGATTTTCGAATAGTTGCACATGATGATGGTTCCTCAGACGAGACCATCGATATTTTAAACGAATACAGGGATAAGCATCCAGATAGAATGGAAATCATTTATGGACATCCAACAGGAAGCCCTAAGGCAAATTTCATGTATTTGCTATCTGAAGTAGAGGCGGACTACTATTTCTTTTGTGACCAGGATGATGTTTGGTATCCAGATAAGGTTAAGAAGAGCATAGAGAAGCTACTTGAAACAGAGATAGACGCTGGTGGAATGGATAGGAAACCAGCTATCGTATTTACGGATATGACAGTTGTGGATGAGAATCTTAATGTTATAGATAATTCGTTTATACGATACTTAGGTAGAAGCCCAAAGAACACAGCCTACACTCAGATTATTATCGACAATCCGGCTGCAGGGACAACTATGTGCTTTAATAGAGCTTTGAGGGACATAGCTGTGTCATGCGATAGCGTTCAGTGGGAAAATGTGCCAATGCATGATGCGTGGCTTCTTGAGATAGCATCCATATTTGGAACAGTTTATGCAATTGAAGAGCCTTTGGTTTATTATCGACAGACTGGTCACAACACCATGGGCGCAGTTACAGAATCAACTTCTGAAAAGGTGGCTCGTAACGCAGGGGACATAGCAAATGGATTTCTTTGCAAGAAAAAGGCTTTCATAAATGAAGCCCGAGTTTTTGCCAGAGAGATTCTTAGGCTAAAGGATATACCGGAGGACAAGCTGAAAGTGCTAAACGGTTTTGTGCACATAGGCTCAAAGCCAAAACTTTATAGAATCAGTTATTATCGCAGACATAATTTTACCCGAGCCAAACATAATCTTTGGATGAGGCTTTGGGTATAG
- a CDS encoding FeoA family protein: MPLVVAPTGEEQMIKRIGGSEEVKRHLQELGFVPGGFVTVVNEIGGNLIVNVKESRVAVDKQLAQKIFI, translated from the coding sequence ATGCCATTAGTAGTTGCGCCAACAGGCGAAGAACAGATGATTAAGCGAATTGGCGGTTCAGAAGAAGTGAAGCGTCACTTGCAAGAGCTTGGTTTTGTGCCAGGGGGATTTGTAACAGTAGTAAACGAGATAGGTGGAAACCTAATCGTTAATGTTAAGGAGTCAAGAGTAGCTGTTGATAAACAACTGGCTCAAAAGATATTTATATAG
- the feoB gene encoding ferrous iron transporter B, with protein sequence MGIRIALAGNPNCGKTTLFNALTGSNQFVGNWPGVTVEYKEGKFKGDKEVTIVDLPGIYSLSPYTLEEVVSRNYLIDEKPDAIINVIDGTNLERNLYLTTQIVELGIPVVIGINMMDVVEKNGDKINAAKLSEEIGVPVYELSALKNRGLKEIVDAAVKAGKEAKPQSPKHRFDGSVEHALAHIEELCLHNISDENVQRWYSIKLFERDEKIQEKLGLTSDVIAHIENDIASCEKEMDDDSESIITGERYNYIGTIINGCVKKGSKGMTTSDKIDQIVTNRFLALPIFAVVMFLVYFVSVTTVGTWATDWANDGVFGDGWHLFAIGSADYADAADEYTANQLIVDGYDLYVEENGTEPTGDFEYPVEDEETAAVEYETATLADYEAAAAYVEANEEPDPANYGIWIPGVPVFVEAGLDAIGCNDVVKGLILDGIVAGVGAVLGFVPQMLVLFIFLAFLESCGYMARVAFIMDRIFRKFGLSGKSFIPMLIGTGCGVPGIMASRTIENDRDRKMTIMTTTFIPCGAKLPFIAMVAGAIFGGAAWVAPAAYFLGIFAIIVSGIMLKKTKLFAGDPAPFVMELPAYHWPTVGNVLRSMWERGWSFIKKAGTIILLSTIVVWFCTFFGVVDGAFTMLEEDQIDHSILATLGRCLAWIFIPLGFGDWEATVASITGLVAKENIVGTLAIIYGASGDVYETMRAAFTDASGFAFLAFNLLCAPCFAAMGAIKREMNNTKWFWTAIGYQCGFAWVIGLIVYQVGKVFTGEGFTFGTIFGIAAICCLVYGLFRKDKYNK encoded by the coding sequence GTGGGAATTCGTATTGCGCTTGCAGGTAATCCAAACTGCGGTAAAACAACATTGTTCAATGCACTTACAGGTTCTAACCAGTTCGTTGGTAACTGGCCAGGTGTTACTGTAGAGTACAAAGAGGGTAAATTCAAAGGTGATAAGGAAGTTACAATCGTTGACCTTCCTGGTATCTATTCACTCTCTCCATATACATTAGAGGAGGTTGTATCTCGTAACTATCTTATTGATGAAAAGCCAGATGCAATTATCAATGTTATCGATGGTACAAACCTTGAAAGAAACCTTTATCTTACAACACAGATTGTTGAGCTTGGTATCCCAGTAGTTATCGGTATCAACATGATGGACGTTGTAGAAAAGAATGGTGATAAGATTAACGCTGCAAAGCTTTCAGAAGAAATCGGTGTTCCAGTTTATGAGCTTTCTGCTTTAAAGAACAGAGGTCTTAAGGAAATCGTTGATGCAGCAGTTAAGGCTGGAAAGGAAGCTAAGCCACAGTCACCAAAGCACAGATTTGATGGTTCAGTAGAGCATGCACTTGCTCACATCGAGGAGCTTTGCTTACATAATATTTCTGATGAAAATGTTCAGAGATGGTATTCAATTAAATTATTTGAGCGTGATGAAAAGATTCAGGAAAAGCTTGGTCTTACATCTGATGTTATCGCTCACATCGAAAACGACATTGCTTCATGCGAGAAGGAAATGGATGATGATTCAGAGTCAATCATCACTGGCGAAAGATATAACTACATCGGTACAATCATCAATGGTTGTGTAAAGAAGGGTTCAAAGGGAATGACAACATCTGATAAGATTGATCAGATTGTTACAAACAGATTCCTTGCACTTCCAATCTTTGCAGTAGTTATGTTCCTTGTATATTTTGTATCAGTTACAACAGTTGGTACATGGGCTACTGATTGGGCAAATGATGGTGTGTTCGGCGATGGATGGCATTTATTTGCTATTGGTTCTGCTGATTATGCAGATGCAGCAGATGAGTATACAGCAAATCAGCTTATCGTAGATGGCTATGATTTATATGTAGAAGAGAATGGCACAGAGCCAACAGGCGATTTCGAATATCCTGTAGAGGATGAAGAGACAGCTGCTGTTGAATACGAGACAGCTACACTTGCTGATTATGAGGCAGCTGCAGCTTATGTTGAGGCAAATGAAGAGCCAGACCCGGCAAACTATGGAATTTGGATTCCAGGTGTTCCTGTGTTTGTAGAAGCTGGTCTTGATGCAATCGGTTGTAACGATGTAGTTAAGGGACTTATCCTTGATGGTATCGTGGCAGGTGTAGGTGCAGTTCTCGGATTCGTTCCACAGATGCTTGTACTTTTCATCTTCCTTGCATTCCTTGAGTCTTGTGGATACATGGCTCGTGTTGCTTTCATCATGGACCGTATCTTCAGAAAGTTTGGTCTTTCAGGTAAGTCATTTATTCCAATGCTTATCGGTACAGGTTGTGGTGTTCCAGGTATCATGGCATCACGTACTATCGAAAATGATAGAGATCGCAAGATGACAATCATGACAACAACATTTATTCCATGTGGAGCTAAGCTTCCATTCATCGCAATGGTAGCAGGCGCTATCTTTGGTGGAGCAGCTTGGGTTGCACCAGCAGCATACTTCCTTGGAATTTTTGCAATCATCGTATCTGGTATCATGCTTAAGAAGACAAAGCTCTTCGCAGGCGACCCAGCACCATTTGTTATGGAGCTTCCAGCATACCACTGGCCAACAGTTGGTAACGTACTCCGCAGCATGTGGGAGCGTGGCTGGTCATTCATCAAGAAAGCTGGTACAATTATCTTACTTTCAACAATCGTAGTTTGGTTCTGTACATTCTTTGGTGTTGTTGATGGAGCATTTACAATGCTTGAGGAAGACCAGATTGATCATTCTATCCTTGCTACACTTGGTAGATGCCTTGCATGGATTTTCATTCCACTTGGATTTGGTGATTGGGAGGCAACAGTTGCTTCTATCACAGGTCTTGTTGCTAAGGAAAACATCGTTGGTACACTTGCTATTATCTACGGTGCTTCTGGTGATGTTTACGAGACAATGCGTGCAGCATTTACTGATGCTTCAGGTTTTGCATTCCTTGCATTCAACCTTCTTTGCGCTCCTTGCTTCGCTGCTATGGGCGCAATCAAGCGCGAAATGAACAACACAAAGTGGTTCTGGACAGCAATCGGATATCAGTGTGGTTTCGCATGGGTAATCGGACTTATCGTATATCAGGTAGGTAAGGTATTCACAGGCGAAGGATTCACATTCGGTACAATCTTTGGTATCGCAGCTATCTGCTGCCTTGTATACGGATTGTTCCGTAAGGATAAATACAACAAATAA